Proteins co-encoded in one Halococcoides cellulosivorans genomic window:
- a CDS encoding RNase P subunit p30 family protein, producing the protein MSYAAVLAHPEGSSTVARFALTASECGYDGIVVRNHGGSLPEYDPAAIAAEYDIDVVSGVEVRADDPSRASGFVGNHRADKTIVAVHGDDPEINRFAVEHPAVDVLAHPMADDGDLNHVLAKAARENGVRLEIDLGPLVRERAGDRVRALQGLRKLQELRAAYDVPAVVSLTPTSHLHLRAPREVVALGESAGFDAATIRAGLAEWGHLAARNRERRDEAFVEPGVRRIDGPGDGTGDGT; encoded by the coding sequence GTGAGCTACGCCGCCGTCCTGGCCCACCCCGAGGGGTCGAGTACCGTCGCGCGCTTCGCACTCACCGCCAGCGAGTGCGGCTACGACGGGATCGTCGTCCGGAATCACGGTGGGAGCCTCCCCGAGTACGATCCAGCGGCGATCGCCGCCGAGTACGACATCGACGTAGTGAGCGGCGTCGAGGTCCGCGCGGACGATCCGAGTCGGGCGAGTGGGTTCGTGGGCAACCACCGCGCCGACAAGACGATCGTCGCCGTCCACGGCGACGACCCCGAGATCAACCGCTTCGCGGTCGAACACCCCGCGGTCGACGTGCTCGCCCACCCGATGGCCGACGACGGCGATCTGAATCACGTGCTCGCGAAGGCCGCCCGCGAGAACGGCGTCCGCCTGGAGATCGATCTCGGACCACTCGTCCGCGAGCGCGCGGGCGATCGCGTCCGGGCGCTGCAGGGCCTGCGCAAACTGCAGGAACTCCGGGCAGCGTACGACGTGCCCGCGGTGGTGAGTCTGACCCCGACGAGTCACCTCCACCTCCGCGCGCCTCGCGAGGTCGTCGCGCTGGGCGAATCGGCGGGCTTCGACGCCGCGACGATTCGGGCGGGGCTGGCAGAGTGGGGCCACCTGGCCGCCAGGAATCGGGAGCGACGCGACGAGGCGTTCGTCGAACCGGGCGTGCGACGGATCGACGGGCCGGGCGACGGGACGGGCGACGGCACCTGA